A window of Euwallacea fornicatus isolate EFF26 chromosome 13, ASM4011564v1, whole genome shotgun sequence contains these coding sequences:
- the Sytbeta gene encoding synaptotagmin-5 isoform X4: MSGFSPASCWLTHKTVERWTRAAKERALGSRNGSNSSNNSLEDFNVSKEQLNVQPPQNASQSMTADIMKNPLDLCTSSSAGSHALQHQSRSYPGGPPLLCRTPSASSQSSLDSSTSKPGSHRGSSPQIRTFAPDGKAQQAHFHHEATHTSSYPLHRGSSRSPSPHRAASLDIRSSSPGFGHIGSGSDVRTPSPSQSSLASLTGGSGSSCNSPVPASPRNTTFARCLSPLLIPSSRGTTPESSCVAPPASPLGAIQPDLYLKREGPLFIGDSNKAGSLGRLHFRLSYDFDRSDLVVHLIEAHDLAGSDQGGFNDPYVRLLLVPDVDTRKRQTTIHRNDPNPVFNEIFKFPVSHEELQAEMLLLQVFDYDKYSRNDIIGEVSMPLRDFDCAQSIEIWGEITKGKKPPEELQEILISLMYLPSAERLTLNLLKARNLFVPAGKEFIDPFVKVYVSINGKRTKKKKSSCKKATCDPAWSESLTFNMNSSAMKNCEFEVCVYDQGNEIMGNNPLLGSCSLGSKVTGSGKDHWSDMLLSPRKAVFCWHTLR; the protein is encoded by the exons ATGTCCGGCTTTAGTCCGGCCAGCTGCTGGCTAACCCACAAAACCGTGGAAAGATGGACCAGGGCGGCCAAGGAGAGGGCCCTAGGGAGCAGGAATGGAAGCAACAGTAGCAATAACAGTTTGGAG GACTTTAACGTATCAAAAGAGCAGCTAAATGTGCAACCGCCCCAAAATGCTTCCCAATCAATGACCGCGGACATAATGAAGAACCCTTTGGACCTTTGCACTTCCTCTTCTGCGGGATCGCACGCCCTGCAACATCAATCCCGGTCTTATCCTGGAGGGCCCCCTCTATTGTGCCGCACTCCCAGTGCTTCCAGCCAAAGCAGTTTGGATAGCAGCACATCAAAACCT GGAAGTCATCGAGGCTCTTCTCCGCAAATCCGTACCTTCGCCCCGGACGGAAAGGCGCAGCAAGCCCATTTCCACCACGAGGCAACACATACCTCCAGTTATCCGTTGCACAGGGGGTCAAGTCGGTCTCCTTCCCCACACCGAGCTGCTTCCCTGGATATTCGATCTTCATCTCCTGGTTTTGGTCATATAGGTTCTGGCTCAGATGTAAGAACACCTTCGCCTTCGCAATCAAGTCTGGCTTCGCTGACGGGCGGATCTGGCAGCTCCTGCAACTCTCCGGTGCCAGCAAGTCCTAGAAATACTACATTTGCTAG ATGCCTCTCTCCGTTGTTAATCCCTTCCTCCCGCGGAACTACCCCAGAGAGCAGTTGCGTAGCCCCTCCTGCTAGTCCCTTAGGAGCCATCCAACCGGATTTGTATCTTAAAAGAGAAGGCCCTCTATTCATCGGCGACTCCAACAAGGCTGGAAGTTTGGGTAGACTCCACTTTCGTCTGAGTTACGATTTTGATCGGTCTGATTTAGTGGTCCATTTAATCGAAG CTCATGATCTCGCAGGAAGCGATCAAGGGGGCTTCAATGACCCCTACGTGCGTCTGCTCCTGGTACCTGATGTGGACACTCGAAAGAGACAGACCACCATCCATCGGAACGACCCCAATCCGGTGTTTAatgagattttcaaatttccagttTCCCATGAAGAACTGCAGGCAGAGATGCTGCTACTCCAGGTCTTTGACTATGACAAATATTCCAGGAACGACATAATTGGAGAG GTGTCAATGCCTTTGAGAGATTTCGACTGCGCTCAAAGCATCGAAATTTGGGGGGAAATTACCAAAGGAAAGAAGCCCCCGGAGGAGCTGCAAGAAATCTTGATCTCCCTTATGTATTTACCCTCTGCGGAGCGCCTCACATTAAATCTCCTAAAAGCCCGGAACCTATTTGTTCCCGCAGGAAAAGAGTTTATTG ATCCCTTCGTTAAAGTATATGTCTCGATTAATGGAAAGAGGACGAAGAAAAAGAAGTCCAGTTGCAAGAAAGCCACTTGCGATCCTGCATGGAGCGAATCTCTCACTTTCAACATGAATTCCTCGGCCATGAAAAATTGCGAATTTGAGGTATGTGTCTACGACCAGGGCAACGAGATAATGGGGAACAACCCCCTGTTGGGCAGCTGCTCCTTAGGGTCTAAGGTCACAGGGAGTGGGAAAGACCACTGGAGCGATATGTTGCTGAGCCCTCGGAAAGCAGTGTTTTGTTGGCACACGCTGAGGTAA
- the Sytbeta gene encoding synaptotagmin-5 isoform X1, translated as MVGSAVLGAAMGAGAALLIAMTIVVYRYYHLKRQAKEWNSIDRLPYHQVEQTVRKRMGAYPKTDFNVSKEQLNVQPPQNASQSMTADIMKNPLDLCTSSSAGSHALQHQSRSYPGGPPLLCRTPSASSQSSLDSSTSKPVGSHRGSSPQIRTFAPDGKAQQAHFHHEATHTSSYPLHRGSSRSPSPHRAASLDIRSSSPGFGHIGSGSDVRTPSPSQSSLASLTGGSGSSCNSPVPASPRNTTFARCLSPLLIPSSRGTTPESSCVAPPASPLGAIQPDLYLKREGPLFIGDSNKAGSLGRLHFRLSYDFDRSDLVVHLIEAHDLAGSDQGGFNDPYVRLLLVPDVDTRKRQTTIHRNDPNPVFNEIFKFPVSHEELQAEMLLLQVFDYDKYSRNDIIGEVSMPLRDFDCAQSIEIWGEITKGKKPPEELQEILISLMYLPSAERLTLNLLKARNLFVPAGKEFIDPFVKVYVSINGKRTKKKKSSCKKATCDPAWSESLTFNMNSSAMKNCEFEVCVYDQGNEIMGNNPLLGSCSLGSKVTGSGKDHWSDMLLSPRKAVFCWHTLRAHSENEHPK; from the exons ATGGTGGGATCGGCCGTATTGGGGGCTGCAATGGGGGCTGGGGCAGCCCTGCTGATCGCTATGACTATAGTGGTTTACCGGTATTACCACTTAAAAAGACAGGCGAAGGAGTGGAATTCTATAGATCGGTTGCCGTACCACCAAGTCGAGCAGACAGTGCGTAAGAGAATGGGAGCTTATCCTAAGACG GACTTTAACGTATCAAAAGAGCAGCTAAATGTGCAACCGCCCCAAAATGCTTCCCAATCAATGACCGCGGACATAATGAAGAACCCTTTGGACCTTTGCACTTCCTCTTCTGCGGGATCGCACGCCCTGCAACATCAATCCCGGTCTTATCCTGGAGGGCCCCCTCTATTGTGCCGCACTCCCAGTGCTTCCAGCCAAAGCAGTTTGGATAGCAGCACATCAAAACCTGTA GGAAGTCATCGAGGCTCTTCTCCGCAAATCCGTACCTTCGCCCCGGACGGAAAGGCGCAGCAAGCCCATTTCCACCACGAGGCAACACATACCTCCAGTTATCCGTTGCACAGGGGGTCAAGTCGGTCTCCTTCCCCACACCGAGCTGCTTCCCTGGATATTCGATCTTCATCTCCTGGTTTTGGTCATATAGGTTCTGGCTCAGATGTAAGAACACCTTCGCCTTCGCAATCAAGTCTGGCTTCGCTGACGGGCGGATCTGGCAGCTCCTGCAACTCTCCGGTGCCAGCAAGTCCTAGAAATACTACATTTGCTAG ATGCCTCTCTCCGTTGTTAATCCCTTCCTCCCGCGGAACTACCCCAGAGAGCAGTTGCGTAGCCCCTCCTGCTAGTCCCTTAGGAGCCATCCAACCGGATTTGTATCTTAAAAGAGAAGGCCCTCTATTCATCGGCGACTCCAACAAGGCTGGAAGTTTGGGTAGACTCCACTTTCGTCTGAGTTACGATTTTGATCGGTCTGATTTAGTGGTCCATTTAATCGAAG CTCATGATCTCGCAGGAAGCGATCAAGGGGGCTTCAATGACCCCTACGTGCGTCTGCTCCTGGTACCTGATGTGGACACTCGAAAGAGACAGACCACCATCCATCGGAACGACCCCAATCCGGTGTTTAatgagattttcaaatttccagttTCCCATGAAGAACTGCAGGCAGAGATGCTGCTACTCCAGGTCTTTGACTATGACAAATATTCCAGGAACGACATAATTGGAGAG GTGTCAATGCCTTTGAGAGATTTCGACTGCGCTCAAAGCATCGAAATTTGGGGGGAAATTACCAAAGGAAAGAAGCCCCCGGAGGAGCTGCAAGAAATCTTGATCTCCCTTATGTATTTACCCTCTGCGGAGCGCCTCACATTAAATCTCCTAAAAGCCCGGAACCTATTTGTTCCCGCAGGAAAAGAGTTTATTG ATCCCTTCGTTAAAGTATATGTCTCGATTAATGGAAAGAGGACGAAGAAAAAGAAGTCCAGTTGCAAGAAAGCCACTTGCGATCCTGCATGGAGCGAATCTCTCACTTTCAACATGAATTCCTCGGCCATGAAAAATTGCGAATTTGAGGTATGTGTCTACGACCAGGGCAACGAGATAATGGGGAACAACCCCCTGTTGGGCAGCTGCTCCTTAGGGTCTAAGGTCACAGGGAGTGGGAAAGACCACTGGAGCGATATGTTGCTGAGCCCTCGGAAAGCAGTGTTTTGTTGGCACACGCTGAG
- the Sytbeta gene encoding synaptotagmin-5 isoform X2, which produces MVGSAVLGAAMGAGAALLIAMTIVVYRYYHLKRQAKEWNSIDRLPYHQVEQTVRKRMGAYPKTDFNVSKEQLNVQPPQNASQSMTADIMKNPLDLCTSSSAGSHALQHQSRSYPGGPPLLCRTPSASSQSSLDSSTSKPGSHRGSSPQIRTFAPDGKAQQAHFHHEATHTSSYPLHRGSSRSPSPHRAASLDIRSSSPGFGHIGSGSDVRTPSPSQSSLASLTGGSGSSCNSPVPASPRNTTFARCLSPLLIPSSRGTTPESSCVAPPASPLGAIQPDLYLKREGPLFIGDSNKAGSLGRLHFRLSYDFDRSDLVVHLIEAHDLAGSDQGGFNDPYVRLLLVPDVDTRKRQTTIHRNDPNPVFNEIFKFPVSHEELQAEMLLLQVFDYDKYSRNDIIGEVSMPLRDFDCAQSIEIWGEITKGKKPPEELQEILISLMYLPSAERLTLNLLKARNLFVPAGKEFIDPFVKVYVSINGKRTKKKKSSCKKATCDPAWSESLTFNMNSSAMKNCEFEVCVYDQGNEIMGNNPLLGSCSLGSKVTGSGKDHWSDMLLSPRKAVFCWHTLRAHSENEHPK; this is translated from the exons ATGGTGGGATCGGCCGTATTGGGGGCTGCAATGGGGGCTGGGGCAGCCCTGCTGATCGCTATGACTATAGTGGTTTACCGGTATTACCACTTAAAAAGACAGGCGAAGGAGTGGAATTCTATAGATCGGTTGCCGTACCACCAAGTCGAGCAGACAGTGCGTAAGAGAATGGGAGCTTATCCTAAGACG GACTTTAACGTATCAAAAGAGCAGCTAAATGTGCAACCGCCCCAAAATGCTTCCCAATCAATGACCGCGGACATAATGAAGAACCCTTTGGACCTTTGCACTTCCTCTTCTGCGGGATCGCACGCCCTGCAACATCAATCCCGGTCTTATCCTGGAGGGCCCCCTCTATTGTGCCGCACTCCCAGTGCTTCCAGCCAAAGCAGTTTGGATAGCAGCACATCAAAACCT GGAAGTCATCGAGGCTCTTCTCCGCAAATCCGTACCTTCGCCCCGGACGGAAAGGCGCAGCAAGCCCATTTCCACCACGAGGCAACACATACCTCCAGTTATCCGTTGCACAGGGGGTCAAGTCGGTCTCCTTCCCCACACCGAGCTGCTTCCCTGGATATTCGATCTTCATCTCCTGGTTTTGGTCATATAGGTTCTGGCTCAGATGTAAGAACACCTTCGCCTTCGCAATCAAGTCTGGCTTCGCTGACGGGCGGATCTGGCAGCTCCTGCAACTCTCCGGTGCCAGCAAGTCCTAGAAATACTACATTTGCTAG ATGCCTCTCTCCGTTGTTAATCCCTTCCTCCCGCGGAACTACCCCAGAGAGCAGTTGCGTAGCCCCTCCTGCTAGTCCCTTAGGAGCCATCCAACCGGATTTGTATCTTAAAAGAGAAGGCCCTCTATTCATCGGCGACTCCAACAAGGCTGGAAGTTTGGGTAGACTCCACTTTCGTCTGAGTTACGATTTTGATCGGTCTGATTTAGTGGTCCATTTAATCGAAG CTCATGATCTCGCAGGAAGCGATCAAGGGGGCTTCAATGACCCCTACGTGCGTCTGCTCCTGGTACCTGATGTGGACACTCGAAAGAGACAGACCACCATCCATCGGAACGACCCCAATCCGGTGTTTAatgagattttcaaatttccagttTCCCATGAAGAACTGCAGGCAGAGATGCTGCTACTCCAGGTCTTTGACTATGACAAATATTCCAGGAACGACATAATTGGAGAG GTGTCAATGCCTTTGAGAGATTTCGACTGCGCTCAAAGCATCGAAATTTGGGGGGAAATTACCAAAGGAAAGAAGCCCCCGGAGGAGCTGCAAGAAATCTTGATCTCCCTTATGTATTTACCCTCTGCGGAGCGCCTCACATTAAATCTCCTAAAAGCCCGGAACCTATTTGTTCCCGCAGGAAAAGAGTTTATTG ATCCCTTCGTTAAAGTATATGTCTCGATTAATGGAAAGAGGACGAAGAAAAAGAAGTCCAGTTGCAAGAAAGCCACTTGCGATCCTGCATGGAGCGAATCTCTCACTTTCAACATGAATTCCTCGGCCATGAAAAATTGCGAATTTGAGGTATGTGTCTACGACCAGGGCAACGAGATAATGGGGAACAACCCCCTGTTGGGCAGCTGCTCCTTAGGGTCTAAGGTCACAGGGAGTGGGAAAGACCACTGGAGCGATATGTTGCTGAGCCCTCGGAAAGCAGTGTTTTGTTGGCACACGCTGAG
- the Sytbeta gene encoding synaptotagmin-5 isoform X5, protein MALNSMCSFLTIFLKFKSSIKQDFNVSKEQLNVQPPQNASQSMTADIMKNPLDLCTSSSAGSHALQHQSRSYPGGPPLLCRTPSASSQSSLDSSTSKPVGSHRGSSPQIRTFAPDGKAQQAHFHHEATHTSSYPLHRGSSRSPSPHRAASLDIRSSSPGFGHIGSGSDVRTPSPSQSSLASLTGGSGSSCNSPVPASPRNTTFARCLSPLLIPSSRGTTPESSCVAPPASPLGAIQPDLYLKREGPLFIGDSNKAGSLGRLHFRLSYDFDRSDLVVHLIEAHDLAGSDQGGFNDPYVRLLLVPDVDTRKRQTTIHRNDPNPVFNEIFKFPVSHEELQAEMLLLQVFDYDKYSRNDIIGEVSMPLRDFDCAQSIEIWGEITKGKKPPEELQEILISLMYLPSAERLTLNLLKARNLFVPAGKEFIDPFVKVYVSINGKRTKKKKSSCKKATCDPAWSESLTFNMNSSAMKNCEFEVCVYDQGNEIMGNNPLLGSCSLGSKVTGSGKDHWSDMLLSPRKAVFCWHTLRAHSENEHPK, encoded by the exons ATGGCTCTAAATTCTATGTgttcatttttaacaatttttttaaaattcaaatctagCATTAAACAG GACTTTAACGTATCAAAAGAGCAGCTAAATGTGCAACCGCCCCAAAATGCTTCCCAATCAATGACCGCGGACATAATGAAGAACCCTTTGGACCTTTGCACTTCCTCTTCTGCGGGATCGCACGCCCTGCAACATCAATCCCGGTCTTATCCTGGAGGGCCCCCTCTATTGTGCCGCACTCCCAGTGCTTCCAGCCAAAGCAGTTTGGATAGCAGCACATCAAAACCTGTA GGAAGTCATCGAGGCTCTTCTCCGCAAATCCGTACCTTCGCCCCGGACGGAAAGGCGCAGCAAGCCCATTTCCACCACGAGGCAACACATACCTCCAGTTATCCGTTGCACAGGGGGTCAAGTCGGTCTCCTTCCCCACACCGAGCTGCTTCCCTGGATATTCGATCTTCATCTCCTGGTTTTGGTCATATAGGTTCTGGCTCAGATGTAAGAACACCTTCGCCTTCGCAATCAAGTCTGGCTTCGCTGACGGGCGGATCTGGCAGCTCCTGCAACTCTCCGGTGCCAGCAAGTCCTAGAAATACTACATTTGCTAG ATGCCTCTCTCCGTTGTTAATCCCTTCCTCCCGCGGAACTACCCCAGAGAGCAGTTGCGTAGCCCCTCCTGCTAGTCCCTTAGGAGCCATCCAACCGGATTTGTATCTTAAAAGAGAAGGCCCTCTATTCATCGGCGACTCCAACAAGGCTGGAAGTTTGGGTAGACTCCACTTTCGTCTGAGTTACGATTTTGATCGGTCTGATTTAGTGGTCCATTTAATCGAAG CTCATGATCTCGCAGGAAGCGATCAAGGGGGCTTCAATGACCCCTACGTGCGTCTGCTCCTGGTACCTGATGTGGACACTCGAAAGAGACAGACCACCATCCATCGGAACGACCCCAATCCGGTGTTTAatgagattttcaaatttccagttTCCCATGAAGAACTGCAGGCAGAGATGCTGCTACTCCAGGTCTTTGACTATGACAAATATTCCAGGAACGACATAATTGGAGAG GTGTCAATGCCTTTGAGAGATTTCGACTGCGCTCAAAGCATCGAAATTTGGGGGGAAATTACCAAAGGAAAGAAGCCCCCGGAGGAGCTGCAAGAAATCTTGATCTCCCTTATGTATTTACCCTCTGCGGAGCGCCTCACATTAAATCTCCTAAAAGCCCGGAACCTATTTGTTCCCGCAGGAAAAGAGTTTATTG ATCCCTTCGTTAAAGTATATGTCTCGATTAATGGAAAGAGGACGAAGAAAAAGAAGTCCAGTTGCAAGAAAGCCACTTGCGATCCTGCATGGAGCGAATCTCTCACTTTCAACATGAATTCCTCGGCCATGAAAAATTGCGAATTTGAGGTATGTGTCTACGACCAGGGCAACGAGATAATGGGGAACAACCCCCTGTTGGGCAGCTGCTCCTTAGGGTCTAAGGTCACAGGGAGTGGGAAAGACCACTGGAGCGATATGTTGCTGAGCCCTCGGAAAGCAGTGTTTTGTTGGCACACGCTGAG
- the Sytbeta gene encoding synaptotagmin-5 isoform X3, producing MSGFSPASCWLTHKTVERWTRAAKERALGSRNGSNSSNNSLEDFNVSKEQLNVQPPQNASQSMTADIMKNPLDLCTSSSAGSHALQHQSRSYPGGPPLLCRTPSASSQSSLDSSTSKPVGSHRGSSPQIRTFAPDGKAQQAHFHHEATHTSSYPLHRGSSRSPSPHRAASLDIRSSSPGFGHIGSGSDVRTPSPSQSSLASLTGGSGSSCNSPVPASPRNTTFARCLSPLLIPSSRGTTPESSCVAPPASPLGAIQPDLYLKREGPLFIGDSNKAGSLGRLHFRLSYDFDRSDLVVHLIEAHDLAGSDQGGFNDPYVRLLLVPDVDTRKRQTTIHRNDPNPVFNEIFKFPVSHEELQAEMLLLQVFDYDKYSRNDIIGEVSMPLRDFDCAQSIEIWGEITKGKKPPEELQEILISLMYLPSAERLTLNLLKARNLFVPAGKEFIDPFVKVYVSINGKRTKKKKSSCKKATCDPAWSESLTFNMNSSAMKNCEFEVCVYDQGNEIMGNNPLLGSCSLGSKVTGSGKDHWSDMLLSPRKAVFCWHTLRAHSENEHPK from the exons ATGTCCGGCTTTAGTCCGGCCAGCTGCTGGCTAACCCACAAAACCGTGGAAAGATGGACCAGGGCGGCCAAGGAGAGGGCCCTAGGGAGCAGGAATGGAAGCAACAGTAGCAATAACAGTTTGGAG GACTTTAACGTATCAAAAGAGCAGCTAAATGTGCAACCGCCCCAAAATGCTTCCCAATCAATGACCGCGGACATAATGAAGAACCCTTTGGACCTTTGCACTTCCTCTTCTGCGGGATCGCACGCCCTGCAACATCAATCCCGGTCTTATCCTGGAGGGCCCCCTCTATTGTGCCGCACTCCCAGTGCTTCCAGCCAAAGCAGTTTGGATAGCAGCACATCAAAACCTGTA GGAAGTCATCGAGGCTCTTCTCCGCAAATCCGTACCTTCGCCCCGGACGGAAAGGCGCAGCAAGCCCATTTCCACCACGAGGCAACACATACCTCCAGTTATCCGTTGCACAGGGGGTCAAGTCGGTCTCCTTCCCCACACCGAGCTGCTTCCCTGGATATTCGATCTTCATCTCCTGGTTTTGGTCATATAGGTTCTGGCTCAGATGTAAGAACACCTTCGCCTTCGCAATCAAGTCTGGCTTCGCTGACGGGCGGATCTGGCAGCTCCTGCAACTCTCCGGTGCCAGCAAGTCCTAGAAATACTACATTTGCTAG ATGCCTCTCTCCGTTGTTAATCCCTTCCTCCCGCGGAACTACCCCAGAGAGCAGTTGCGTAGCCCCTCCTGCTAGTCCCTTAGGAGCCATCCAACCGGATTTGTATCTTAAAAGAGAAGGCCCTCTATTCATCGGCGACTCCAACAAGGCTGGAAGTTTGGGTAGACTCCACTTTCGTCTGAGTTACGATTTTGATCGGTCTGATTTAGTGGTCCATTTAATCGAAG CTCATGATCTCGCAGGAAGCGATCAAGGGGGCTTCAATGACCCCTACGTGCGTCTGCTCCTGGTACCTGATGTGGACACTCGAAAGAGACAGACCACCATCCATCGGAACGACCCCAATCCGGTGTTTAatgagattttcaaatttccagttTCCCATGAAGAACTGCAGGCAGAGATGCTGCTACTCCAGGTCTTTGACTATGACAAATATTCCAGGAACGACATAATTGGAGAG GTGTCAATGCCTTTGAGAGATTTCGACTGCGCTCAAAGCATCGAAATTTGGGGGGAAATTACCAAAGGAAAGAAGCCCCCGGAGGAGCTGCAAGAAATCTTGATCTCCCTTATGTATTTACCCTCTGCGGAGCGCCTCACATTAAATCTCCTAAAAGCCCGGAACCTATTTGTTCCCGCAGGAAAAGAGTTTATTG ATCCCTTCGTTAAAGTATATGTCTCGATTAATGGAAAGAGGACGAAGAAAAAGAAGTCCAGTTGCAAGAAAGCCACTTGCGATCCTGCATGGAGCGAATCTCTCACTTTCAACATGAATTCCTCGGCCATGAAAAATTGCGAATTTGAGGTATGTGTCTACGACCAGGGCAACGAGATAATGGGGAACAACCCCCTGTTGGGCAGCTGCTCCTTAGGGTCTAAGGTCACAGGGAGTGGGAAAGACCACTGGAGCGATATGTTGCTGAGCCCTCGGAAAGCAGTGTTTTGTTGGCACACGCTGAG